The Nocardia arthritidis genome has a window encoding:
- the nusB gene encoding transcription antitermination factor NusB, whose translation MAEQPVDKKSTYKKLGARHKARRRAVDLLFEAEARDVDAADLLNERVALAASDQSVAPVHAYTRTLVEGVADDLDRVDGTIESYLKDWELSRLPAVDRAVLRVAVWELFHANDVPPVVAVDEAVELAKELSTDDSPSFINGVLGQVVLVAPQVRAAAAATRAPRRESED comes from the coding sequence GTGGCGGAACAGCCGGTGGACAAGAAGTCCACGTACAAGAAGCTCGGTGCCAGGCACAAGGCCCGCCGTCGCGCGGTGGATCTGCTCTTCGAGGCGGAGGCCCGCGATGTCGACGCGGCCGATCTGTTGAACGAGCGGGTCGCCTTGGCCGCGAGCGATCAGTCGGTCGCGCCGGTGCACGCGTATACCCGCACGCTGGTGGAGGGCGTCGCCGACGATCTGGATCGGGTGGACGGCACCATCGAGTCGTACCTGAAGGATTGGGAGCTGTCCCGGCTGCCCGCGGTGGATCGGGCCGTGCTGCGCGTCGCGGTGTGGGAGTTGTTCCACGCCAACGATGTTCCGCCGGTGGTCGCGGTGGACGAGGCGGTGGAGCTGGCCAAGGAGCTGTCCACCGACGATTCGCCGTCGTTCATCAACGGCGTGCTCGGCCAGGTGGTGCTGGTCGCGCCGCAGGTGCGGGCCGCCGCGGCGGCCACCCGCGCACCGCGGCGGGAGTCCGAGGACTGA
- the efp gene encoding elongation factor P, whose product MADTSDFKNGLVLKIEGQLQQIIEFQHVKPGKGPAFVRTKLKNVVSGKVVDKTFNAGVKVETATVDRRDMTYLYHDGSDYIFMDGETYDQIHIGEGTIGEGARFLLENMPVQVAVHEGEPLFVELPVSIELMVKHTDIGLQGDRSTGGTKPATLETGAEVQVPLFINTGDKLRIDSRDGSYLGRVNS is encoded by the coding sequence GTGGCGGACACCAGCGACTTCAAGAACGGCCTCGTGCTGAAGATCGAAGGTCAGCTCCAGCAGATCATCGAATTCCAGCACGTCAAGCCGGGCAAGGGCCCTGCGTTCGTGCGGACCAAGCTGAAGAACGTGGTGTCCGGCAAGGTCGTCGACAAGACGTTCAACGCGGGCGTCAAGGTGGAGACCGCGACGGTGGACCGCCGCGATATGACCTACCTGTACCACGACGGGTCGGACTACATCTTCATGGATGGCGAGACCTACGACCAGATTCACATCGGCGAGGGCACCATCGGCGAGGGCGCCCGCTTCCTGCTGGAGAATATGCCGGTGCAGGTCGCCGTGCACGAGGGTGAGCCGCTGTTCGTCGAGCTCCCGGTGTCGATCGAGCTGATGGTCAAGCACACCGATATCGGCCTGCAGGGCGACCGGTCCACCGGCGGCACCAAACCCGCCACCCTGGAGACCGGCGCCGAGGTTCAGGTCCCGCTGTTCATCAACACCGGCGACAAGCTGCGCATCGACTCGCGCGACGGCAGCTACCTCGGCCGGGTCAACAGCTGA
- a CDS encoding M24 family metallopeptidase, whose amino-acid sequence MCADHAGPGPDYAARRGALRSLLVENEVDALLVTDLVNIRYLTGFTGSNAVLLVHCWDMRNAEERTVICTDGRYRTQVAEQVPDLRAEIARASARRIVELAGEWQLGRVGFESHVVTVDQHRGFEDQSTGLELVPTPGLIEQLRMVKDAYEVEQLRAACAAGDAGLAALLERGGLRPGRTERQVARDLEWAMFEVGAEALAFETIVAAGANSAVPHHRPTDAVLKTGDFVKLDFGALVNGYHSDMTRTFVLGAASDWQREVYALVQASQRAGCAALKPGASVAGVDAAARAVIEEAGHGALFVHGLGHGVGLRIHEAPGLAKTGTGTLLSGVAVTVEPGVYFPGRGGVRIEDTLVVREGGPELLTHTSKDLTVVD is encoded by the coding sequence ATGTGTGCTGATCACGCGGGCCCCGGGCCCGACTACGCGGCGCGGCGTGGCGCGTTGCGCAGTCTGCTGGTGGAGAACGAGGTAGACGCCCTGCTGGTGACGGATCTGGTGAATATTCGTTACCTCACCGGGTTCACCGGCTCCAATGCCGTGCTGCTCGTGCACTGCTGGGATATGCGCAATGCCGAGGAGCGCACGGTGATCTGCACCGACGGCCGCTACCGGACCCAGGTCGCCGAACAGGTGCCGGATCTGCGCGCCGAGATCGCCCGCGCCAGCGCGCGGCGCATCGTCGAGCTGGCCGGGGAGTGGCAGCTGGGCCGGGTCGGTTTCGAAAGCCATGTGGTGACCGTCGACCAGCATCGCGGATTCGAGGATCAGAGCACCGGCCTGGAGCTGGTCCCGACCCCGGGCCTGATCGAGCAGCTGCGAATGGTGAAGGACGCGTACGAGGTCGAGCAGCTGCGCGCCGCGTGCGCCGCGGGTGACGCCGGGCTCGCGGCGCTGCTGGAGCGCGGCGGCCTGCGTCCAGGCCGCACCGAACGCCAGGTGGCCAGGGATCTGGAGTGGGCGATGTTCGAGGTCGGCGCCGAGGCGCTCGCCTTCGAGACGATCGTCGCGGCGGGCGCGAATTCGGCGGTGCCGCATCACCGCCCGACCGATGCGGTGCTGAAGACCGGCGATTTCGTGAAGCTCGACTTCGGCGCCCTGGTCAACGGCTACCACTCGGATATGACCCGCACCTTCGTGCTCGGCGCGGCCAGCGACTGGCAGCGCGAGGTGTATGCGCTGGTCCAGGCGTCGCAGCGGGCGGGCTGCGCGGCGCTGAAACCGGGCGCGTCGGTCGCCGGCGTCGACGCGGCGGCCCGCGCGGTGATCGAGGAGGCGGGTCACGGCGCGCTGTTCGTGCACGGTCTAGGGCACGGTGTCGGATTGCGCATCCACGAAGCGCCCGGACTCGCCAAAACCGGAACCGGTACACTTCTGTCTGGCGTGGCGGTGACCGTCGAACCAGGTGTGTACTTTCCCGGCCGCGGCGGGGTCCGGATCGAGGACACGCTCGTGGTGCGCGAAGGGGGCCCGGAGCTGCTCACCCACACCAGCAAAGACCTGACCGTCGTCGATTGA
- a CDS encoding prepilin peptidase, with protein sequence MSSVAFAALVLWCAVLSVIDIRERRLPNALTGAGALGVLGYALYTAQFTAALVGAALLALPYLAVHLVTPTGFGAGDVKLAVGLGGAAMLGGARALALAAVAAPVLTALIGTILLIRRRVTGGAAPGPIPHGPAMCLATVSAILLVR encoded by the coding sequence ATGTCCTCCGTCGCGTTCGCCGCGCTCGTGCTGTGGTGTGCGGTGCTGAGCGTCATCGATATCCGGGAACGCAGGCTGCCCAACGCGCTCACCGGCGCCGGCGCGCTCGGCGTCCTCGGATATGCGCTGTACACGGCGCAATTCACCGCCGCACTGGTCGGTGCGGCGCTGCTCGCCCTCCCCTACCTCGCCGTCCATCTGGTGACGCCGACGGGTTTCGGGGCGGGCGACGTCAAACTGGCCGTCGGGCTCGGTGGCGCCGCGATGCTCGGCGGGGCCAGGGCATTGGCACTCGCCGCGGTTGCCGCACCGGTGCTGACGGCCCTGATCGGCACGATCCTGCTGATCCGAAGACGCGTCACGGGCGGCGCGGCGCCCGGCCCGATCCCACACGGCCCCGCCATGTGCCTGGCGACGGTCTCCGCGATCCTGCTGGTCCGATGA
- the aroC gene encoding chorismate synthase, producing MLRWITAGESHGPALVAILDGMVAGVEVTSEEISAQLARRRLGYGRGARMKFEADKVTVVGGVRHGRTMGGPVAIEVANSEWPKWTTVMSADPVDPAELAELARNAPLTRPRPGHADYSGMLKYGFDDARNVLERASARETAARVAAGTVARNFLRQAFGVEVVSHVVSIGAAANATGVVPTAADLAVIDESPVRAFDKDAEAAMIAEIEAAKKDGDTLGGVVEVIIEGLPVGLGSFTSGEQRLDARLAAALMGIQAIKGVEVGDGFETARRRGSQAHDEMRPGLDGVLRSTNRAGGLEGGMTNGEALRVRAAMKPISTVPRALATVDMATGDEAVAIHQRSDVCAVPAAGVVAESMVALVVAQAALEKFGGDSLAETAENITSYIKRIGSRPHIPAPQ from the coding sequence GTGTTGCGCTGGATAACTGCCGGAGAATCCCACGGTCCCGCCCTCGTCGCGATTCTCGACGGAATGGTCGCCGGGGTCGAGGTGACATCGGAGGAGATCTCCGCCCAGTTGGCCCGCCGCAGGCTGGGTTACGGGCGCGGCGCGCGGATGAAGTTCGAGGCCGACAAGGTCACCGTCGTCGGCGGCGTCCGGCACGGGCGCACCATGGGCGGTCCGGTCGCCATCGAGGTCGCCAACTCCGAATGGCCCAAGTGGACCACCGTCATGTCCGCCGATCCGGTCGATCCCGCCGAACTGGCCGAGCTGGCCCGCAACGCGCCGCTCACCCGGCCGCGCCCCGGCCACGCCGACTACTCCGGCATGCTCAAGTACGGCTTCGACGACGCGCGAAATGTGTTGGAGCGGGCCAGCGCCCGGGAGACCGCGGCCAGGGTCGCCGCGGGCACCGTCGCCCGCAACTTCCTGCGGCAGGCGTTCGGCGTAGAGGTCGTCTCGCACGTCGTCTCGATCGGCGCCGCGGCCAACGCCACCGGCGTCGTGCCGACCGCCGCCGATCTGGCCGTCATCGACGAGAGCCCGGTGCGCGCGTTCGACAAGGACGCCGAGGCCGCGATGATCGCCGAAATCGAGGCCGCGAAGAAGGACGGCGACACCCTCGGCGGCGTCGTCGAGGTGATCATCGAGGGACTTCCGGTCGGCCTCGGTTCGTTCACCAGCGGCGAGCAGCGGCTCGACGCGCGACTCGCGGCCGCGCTCATGGGAATTCAGGCCATCAAGGGTGTCGAGGTCGGCGACGGATTCGAAACCGCGCGCCGCCGCGGCAGCCAGGCGCACGACGAGATGCGGCCCGGCCTCGACGGCGTGCTGCGCTCCACCAACCGCGCGGGCGGCCTGGAGGGCGGCATGACCAACGGCGAGGCGCTGCGGGTGCGCGCCGCGATGAAGCCGATCTCCACCGTGCCGCGCGCGCTGGCCACCGTCGATATGGCCACCGGCGACGAGGCCGTCGCGATCCACCAGCGCTCCGACGTGTGCGCGGTGCCCGCCGCGGGCGTCGTCGCCGAATCGATGGTCGCGCTGGTCGTCGCGCAGGCCGCGCTGGAGAAGTTCGGCGGCGATTCGCTGGCCGAGACCGCGGAGAACATCACCAGCTACATCAAGCGGATCGGCAGCCGCCCCCACATCCCGGCACCGCAGTGA
- the aroB gene encoding 3-dehydroquinate synthase has product MSEPTRIEVRTAQPYPVIIGRGLLGELVEAVTGSDGVRTVAIFHQPPLAETAEAVRKALADKGIDAHRVEIPDAEAGKDLAVAGFCWEVLGRIGLTRNDVVVSLGGGAATDLAGFVAATWMRGVRIVHVPTTLLAMVDAAVGGKTGINTEAGKNLVGSFHEPSAVLVDLVTLETVPRNEIVAGMAEIIKAGFIADPVILDLIERDPQAALDPKGEVLPELIRRAIQVKADVVAADPKEASLREILNYGHTLGHALERRERYRWRHGAAVAVGLVFAAELGRLAGRLDDETADRHRTVLESVGLPTTYDADALPQLLDAMQTDKKTRSGVLRFVVLDGLAKPGRLEGPDPALLAAAYSAIAREDGPQSSAILL; this is encoded by the coding sequence GTGAGTGAGCCGACTCGTATCGAAGTCCGGACGGCGCAACCGTATCCGGTGATCATCGGGCGCGGGCTGCTCGGCGAGCTGGTGGAGGCGGTTACCGGCTCCGATGGGGTGCGCACGGTCGCCATCTTCCATCAACCGCCGCTCGCGGAGACCGCGGAGGCGGTACGGAAGGCGTTGGCCGACAAGGGAATCGACGCGCACCGGGTGGAGATACCGGACGCCGAGGCCGGTAAGGATCTCGCGGTCGCCGGTTTCTGCTGGGAGGTGCTCGGCCGGATCGGCCTGACCCGCAACGATGTCGTGGTGAGCCTCGGTGGCGGCGCCGCGACCGATCTGGCCGGTTTCGTGGCCGCCACCTGGATGCGCGGGGTGCGCATCGTGCACGTGCCCACCACCCTGCTCGCCATGGTCGACGCGGCCGTCGGCGGTAAGACCGGCATCAATACCGAGGCGGGCAAGAATCTGGTCGGCAGTTTCCACGAACCGAGTGCGGTACTGGTCGATCTGGTGACGCTGGAGACCGTGCCGCGCAACGAGATCGTGGCCGGGATGGCCGAGATCATCAAGGCCGGTTTCATCGCCGACCCGGTGATCCTGGATCTGATCGAACGAGACCCGCAGGCCGCCCTCGACCCGAAGGGCGAGGTGCTGCCCGAGCTGATCCGGCGCGCCATCCAGGTCAAGGCCGACGTGGTCGCGGCGGATCCGAAAGAGGCCAGCCTGCGCGAAATCCTCAATTACGGGCACACTTTGGGTCACGCGCTCGAGCGCAGGGAGCGCTACCGCTGGCGGCACGGCGCGGCGGTCGCGGTCGGTCTGGTGTTCGCCGCTGAACTCGGCAGGCTCGCGGGCCGCCTCGATGACGAGACCGCGGACCGGCACCGCACGGTACTCGAAAGCGTCGGCCTGCCAACAACTTACGACGCCGACGCACTCCCCCAGCTACTCGACGCCATGCAAACCGATAAGAAAACCCGTTCCGGCGTATTGCGTTTCGTTGTCCTGGACGGCTTGGCCAAGCCGGGCCGCCTGGAGGGCCCGGACCCGGCACTCCTGGCCGCCGCCTATTCTGCGATCGCCCGCGAGGACGGCCCCCAAAGCAGCGCGATCCTGCTGTAA
- a CDS encoding B-4DMT family transporter: protein MNAWVLRAVGLGALVVVLRAVLGFAMVYWPTHGAWMRVLCLILLLAAVVYWGILDGRRDRAVHVDPEHGSDLTILWLKAAVGAGLGSGLVAWLLDFLPRFDLGDNGLLFELTASASAIILVVFLPALLGVAIGRWVAGRKLDNGAQANEADPPTQQLPAVTA, encoded by the coding sequence ATGAATGCTTGGGTGTTGCGGGCCGTCGGGCTCGGGGCGCTGGTCGTCGTCCTGCGGGCCGTACTCGGTTTCGCGATGGTGTACTGGCCGACGCACGGTGCGTGGATGCGGGTGCTGTGCCTGATCCTGCTGCTCGCCGCGGTCGTGTACTGGGGCATCCTGGACGGCCGCCGCGACCGGGCCGTGCACGTCGACCCCGAGCACGGCTCCGACCTGACCATCCTGTGGCTGAAGGCGGCGGTCGGCGCCGGACTCGGCAGCGGACTGGTCGCCTGGCTGCTGGACTTCCTGCCCCGCTTCGACCTCGGCGACAACGGGCTGCTCTTCGAGCTGACCGCATCGGCTTCGGCCATCATCCTGGTGGTATTCCTGCCCGCCCTGCTCGGCGTCGCCATCGGTCGTTGGGTGGCGGGCCGAAAGCTCGACAACGGCGCGCAGGCCAACGAGGCCGATCCGCCCACCCAGCAACTCCCCGCGGTCACCGCCTGA
- a CDS encoding shikimate dehydrogenase, whose product MCTRPNRAESSTVAGDSVSRKAAVLGKPIAHSRSPQLHLAAYRALGLNWTYERIECSAEELPALVGGLGPEWAGLSVTMPGKEAALAYATERSERAVLVGSANTLVRTESSWRADCTDVDGVVGALREAGVAELSEAVVLGAGGTARPALLALAELGVKSVTVVARDAGRARGALDLAERLELTAEVIGFDPFAITEACASAGAVVSTVPADAAAPFAAAIATAPVVLDAIYNPWPTPLAQAVERAGHVVVSGLRMLLNQAYGQVEQFTGRPAPRAEMAAALDLSA is encoded by the coding sequence ATGTGCACCAGGCCGAACAGAGCGGAATCCTCGACAGTGGCAGGTGATTCGGTGTCCCGCAAAGCGGCCGTCCTCGGTAAGCCGATCGCGCATTCGCGGTCGCCGCAGCTGCACCTGGCGGCCTATCGGGCGCTCGGGCTCAACTGGACGTATGAACGTATCGAATGTTCGGCCGAGGAGCTGCCCGCGCTGGTCGGCGGGCTCGGACCCGAATGGGCCGGGCTGTCGGTGACCATGCCCGGCAAGGAGGCGGCGCTCGCCTACGCGACCGAGCGCTCCGAGCGGGCCGTCCTCGTCGGCTCGGCGAATACCCTGGTGCGGACCGAAAGCAGTTGGCGCGCCGACTGTACCGACGTGGACGGGGTGGTCGGCGCGCTGCGCGAGGCCGGTGTCGCCGAGCTGTCGGAGGCGGTGGTGCTCGGTGCGGGCGGCACCGCGCGGCCGGCGCTGCTCGCGCTGGCCGAACTCGGCGTGAAATCGGTTACCGTGGTCGCCCGTGACGCCGGAAGGGCAAGGGGCGCACTGGATTTGGCCGAGCGACTGGAGTTGACCGCCGAGGTCATCGGCTTCGACCCGTTCGCCATCACCGAGGCGTGCGCGAGCGCGGGAGCCGTGGTCAGCACCGTTCCGGCCGATGCGGCGGCTCCGTTCGCCGCCGCGATCGCGACCGCGCCGGTGGTGCTCGACGCGATCTACAACCCGTGGCCGACGCCGCTGGCGCAGGCCGTCGAGCGTGCGGGACATGTCGTGGTGAGCGGGCTGCGGATGCTGTTGAACCAGGCATACGGTCAGGTGGAGCAGTTCACCGGTCGGCCGGCGCCACGCGCGGAAATGGCCGCGGCGCTGGATCTTTCGGCGTAA
- a CDS encoding endolytic transglycosylase MltG, which translates to MTDRWARAEERFRQREAERRYRRDDRAWGREARDNRESRGRVAGPEQDAWAEYEDDTTVIPRYTDEDEGYAGHHRRSGRREPDYDSHEYDSHEYDEYGEPEYEEPPARRAPARKQPRRGRTESRAGQPRKRSRMASRKAAERKRRRRNLWIVGAVFVLLFVAAAGFAALKLMKRFSAPEDYAGAPGPLVVVQVHPGDTSEQIAQTMLSKGVVASTGAFYEAALRNTNMNSVQPGFYAIPSHSQGAKAVAALVNKESRVGYLVISEGRQLHDQHDVKTGAPTEGIYRKIADASCIGAGADKKCVTYEQLDAAGAGTDLAALGVPNWAVAAVRAVPDRSRQLEGLIMAGSLDFDPSSSPQDILKQLITASAARYESTGLLQSGGDAKLNPYQMLTGASMIQREVHSQYMGKAARVIVNRLNADQKLEFDSTVNYALDRTEVSTSGTDRAKETPWNTYAMTGLPATPISSPSIDALKAMENPEPGKWLYFVTVDPVQGTTLFADNYAEHIRNVHQAEQSGILDSGR; encoded by the coding sequence ATGACGGATCGATGGGCGCGGGCCGAGGAACGTTTCCGACAGCGCGAGGCTGAGCGGCGTTACCGGCGCGACGACCGAGCATGGGGCCGGGAGGCGCGCGACAACCGGGAGTCGCGCGGCCGGGTCGCCGGGCCCGAACAGGACGCCTGGGCCGAATACGAGGACGACACCACCGTCATTCCCCGCTACACCGACGAGGACGAGGGCTATGCCGGGCACCATCGTCGAAGCGGTCGACGCGAGCCCGATTACGACAGTCACGAGTACGACAGTCACGAATACGACGAGTACGGCGAGCCCGAATACGAGGAGCCGCCCGCGCGCCGCGCACCCGCGCGCAAGCAGCCGCGGCGCGGGCGCACGGAATCGCGTGCGGGACAACCGCGTAAGCGTTCCAGGATGGCTTCGCGCAAGGCGGCCGAGCGCAAACGCCGCCGCCGCAATCTGTGGATCGTCGGCGCGGTGTTCGTATTGCTGTTCGTGGCGGCGGCGGGTTTCGCCGCGCTGAAATTGATGAAGCGGTTCAGCGCCCCGGAGGATTACGCCGGGGCGCCCGGACCGCTGGTGGTGGTGCAGGTGCATCCGGGCGACACTTCGGAGCAGATCGCCCAAACCATGCTGAGCAAAGGCGTTGTCGCCAGCACCGGCGCGTTCTACGAAGCGGCGCTGCGCAATACGAATATGAACTCGGTGCAGCCCGGCTTCTACGCCATCCCGAGCCACAGTCAGGGCGCCAAAGCGGTTGCGGCGCTGGTGAACAAGGAATCGCGGGTCGGCTACCTCGTCATCTCCGAGGGCAGGCAGCTGCACGATCAGCATGATGTGAAGACCGGTGCGCCCACGGAGGGCATCTATCGGAAGATCGCCGACGCCAGCTGCATCGGCGCAGGTGCCGACAAGAAGTGCGTCACCTACGAACAGCTCGACGCGGCGGGCGCGGGCACCGATCTGGCCGCTCTCGGGGTGCCGAACTGGGCCGTCGCCGCAGTGCGCGCGGTACCCGATCGCAGTAGGCAGCTCGAGGGGCTGATCATGGCGGGCTCGCTGGATTTCGATCCGAGCAGTTCGCCGCAGGACATCCTGAAGCAGCTGATCACCGCGAGCGCCGCGAGATACGAGTCGACCGGGCTGCTGCAGTCCGGCGGCGACGCCAAACTGAACCCATACCAGATGCTCACCGGCGCCTCGATGATCCAGCGGGAGGTGCACTCGCAGTACATGGGCAAGGCGGCAAGGGTGATCGTCAACCGGTTGAACGCCGACCAGAAGCTGGAGTTCGACTCGACCGTCAACTACGCGCTCGACCGCACCGAGGTCAGCACCAGCGGGACCGACCGGGCGAAGGAAACCCCCTGGAACACCTACGCGATGACCGGCCTACCAGCGACGCCGATCTCCTCACCGTCGATCGACGCACTGAAGGCCATGGAGAATCCGGAGCCGGGGAAGTGGCTGTACTTCGTGACCGTCGACCCCGTACAGGGCACTACGCTGTTCGCCGACAACTATGCCGAGCACATCCGTAATGTGCACCAGGCCGAACAGAGCGGAATCCTCGACAGTGGCAGGTGA
- the ruvX gene encoding Holliday junction resolvase RuvX has translation MGDPASTSSPDAGRGADRPDPATDPGRGRRIGVDVGSVRIGVASSDPDGILATPVETVPRAKQSGRRGDQPGTPGGGAPDINRIAEIVREYEAVEVIVGLPRTLRGEKGVAAGLAAAFADDLRVAIAPVPVRLSDERLTTVSAARALRDSGVRARGQRQVIDQAAAVSILQGWLDERSAVLRSIGMARPVPGDDA, from the coding sequence ATGGGGGACCCCGCGAGTACATCTTCGCCGGACGCCGGACGCGGCGCCGACCGACCCGACCCGGCCACCGATCCCGGCCGGGGCAGGCGGATCGGCGTCGATGTCGGCAGTGTCCGGATCGGCGTCGCGTCCAGCGATCCCGACGGCATCCTCGCCACACCCGTCGAAACCGTGCCGCGCGCCAAGCAATCCGGCCGCCGCGGTGATCAACCGGGCACGCCCGGTGGCGGCGCACCGGATATCAACCGAATTGCCGAAATTGTGCGGGAGTACGAGGCGGTTGAGGTTATCGTCGGCCTGCCCCGGACATTGCGGGGCGAAAAAGGTGTCGCGGCCGGGCTTGCCGCGGCGTTCGCCGACGATTTGCGGGTCGCGATCGCCCCGGTGCCCGTCCGACTTTCCGACGAACGTTTGACTACGGTGTCTGCTGCACGTGCATTGCGGGACAGTGGAGTTCGCGCGCGTGGCCAGCGGCAGGTGATCGATCAGGCGGCGGCCGTATCGATCCTGCAAGGATGGTTGGACGAACGGAGTGCGGTGTTGAGGTCGATCGGAATGGCTCGTCCAGTGCCAGGGGACGATGCATGA